GCTTTGTCGGGAACTGTAGAGGGtgcatgtttatttgttgtgtaCACAAGGCTGACATGAAATGCTAATATTTGGGATCACTTTAGTTGGTAGTGTAGGATCTCAGAGAGGGGTGggtacatttggcagaaaaataaCTGGTCACTGACAATATAAAAGAGactgaggagagacagaggcatCAGAATCATGATGAAGACTTTGTGTATTGCTGCTGTTGTGCTGAGTCTCACCTCAGTGTGCCAGCCTGCATCGCTGGACTGTGACAACCTGCTGAAGCCAGTGGACAAAAGTCCAGATGTAAGTGTCATTGcctatttataaaaacaataattcacATCAAATGTTTCACATCATTGTCAAATGTCTGAAGTTGTCAACTGACAAAATAATCTTCTTTCATTTCAGTTGTCTGGGAGGTGGTTTATCATAGCCATGTCCTCAGAAATCTGTATGATTCCAGCATTACTGAATTCTTTAATGTTTCCAAGTATAGCAGTGGACATCACTGCACAAGCCAAACCGAACATCTATGAAACCACCGTTCGTTTTAAACTGTAAGGCACATTTCGACTTGTCTCTACTTAAAAAGTGAAGCACATCACAGAGTAGTAGTATTCGTTTAACAGCAATCAtgtccctctttttttttaattatttgaaggTATGATCATTGTGCTGCAGAAtctgaaactgttttatttgAGCGCAACATCATGTTTGAAGTTGACAGCAACCGTAAGTGTATTAAAGAATACTACAATCAGCATGACACAGTGTAAACTAATATGTTATTTAATCTTTTGTTAATGCTCATTATGTTTCCATCAGATTCCCTAGCTGGTTCTGcagatgtgctgctgcaaaCTGGA
This genomic interval from Channa argus isolate prfri chromosome 5, Channa argus male v1.0, whole genome shotgun sequence contains the following:
- the LOC137128120 gene encoding uncharacterized protein; its protein translation is MMKTLCIAAVVLSLTSVCQPASLDCDNLLKPVDKSPDLSGRWFIIAMSSEICMIPALLNSLMFPSIAVDITAQAKPNIYETTVRFKLYDHCAAESETVLFERNIMFEVDSNHSLAGSADVLLQTGCPDCLVLKGNDTFEVLLLLSRRQNVTDAELKEFRMQVKCLDWAEAEILNTDHDYKNCKSLDDDSDVDFSALWSMMSERLKNSFKTPLKCITKDISGFINAIYEIIQEE